A window from Trinickia violacea encodes these proteins:
- a CDS encoding PDR/VanB family oxidoreductase: protein MQVRIARKFPVAIDICAFELARPDGAALPAFSAGAHIDVQLGGGIVRQYSLCNRPGETHRYLIAVLRDANSRGGSLAMHALEEGGVLDIGEPKNHFPLSATAGHSLLLAGGIGVTPILCMAEALAQAGASFEMHYCTRNAARTAFRDRLADARFADRVHLYFDDARDDARLDLDALLAKPAPDTHLYVCGPSGFIGAVIEAAKAAGWDDARVHREFFAAAPQEGSHGAFQIKLSSNGRVIDVAHDESAASALVAAGIDLPTSCEQGVCGTCLTRVLAGEPEHRDCYLTDEERAANDQFLPCCSRSRSPVLVLDL, encoded by the coding sequence ATGCAAGTCAGAATCGCTCGTAAATTCCCGGTCGCCATCGATATCTGCGCGTTCGAACTCGCGCGTCCCGATGGCGCCGCTCTGCCGGCATTCTCGGCGGGCGCGCACATCGACGTGCAGCTCGGCGGCGGAATCGTTCGCCAGTATTCGCTGTGCAATCGCCCCGGCGAGACGCATCGCTATCTGATCGCCGTGCTGCGCGATGCGAATTCGCGCGGCGGATCTCTCGCGATGCACGCGTTGGAGGAGGGGGGTGTGCTCGATATCGGCGAACCGAAGAATCACTTTCCGCTGAGCGCGACCGCGGGGCATTCGCTGCTCCTCGCGGGCGGCATCGGCGTGACGCCGATCCTGTGCATGGCGGAGGCCCTCGCTCAGGCGGGCGCTTCGTTCGAGATGCACTATTGCACGCGCAATGCCGCGCGCACCGCGTTTCGCGACCGGCTCGCCGATGCACGGTTTGCTGACCGCGTTCATCTATACTTCGACGACGCTCGCGACGACGCCCGTCTCGATCTCGACGCCTTGCTTGCCAAGCCCGCACCGGATACGCACCTCTACGTCTGCGGTCCATCCGGCTTCATCGGCGCCGTGATCGAGGCCGCAAAAGCCGCGGGATGGGACGATGCGCGCGTGCATCGCGAGTTCTTCGCGGCAGCGCCGCAGGAAGGCAGCCATGGCGCGTTTCAGATCAAGCTGTCGAGCAACGGGCGCGTGATCGACGTTGCGCACGACGAGTCGGCGGCCTCCGCGCTCGTGGCGGCCGGCATCGATTTGCCGACCTCGTGCGAGCAGGGCGTCTGCGGCACGTGCCTCACCCGCGTGCTCGCCGGTGAGCCCGAGCATCGCGATTGTTATCTGACCGACGAAGAGCGGGCCGCGAACGATCAATTCCTGCCATGTTGTTCGCGCTCGAGGTCGCCGGTGCTGGTGCTGGATCTGTGA
- a CDS encoding alpha/beta fold hydrolase encodes MSERLEHALTDVLDIAYEIAGPDDGPPVILLHGWPDAARAWSPVAARLNRAGFKTITPSLRGSGRTSFLSPDTVRDGSGVALAQDALELADTLGLAQFQVVGHDWGARAAYTIAALFPDRVRRIAAIALAFQPKGAFVLPDFSQARRFWYQWFMSLDGGPDAVRSDPKGFARIQWDTWSPAGWFDEDEFARTAESFDNPDWVAITLNGYRRRWRQDELSDPRYDALHAKLRKIDKVHVPTLMIQGGSDLCDEPATSEGQDRYFGAGYRRIVIEGVGHFPLREAPDAVADAVIEHLWKP; translated from the coding sequence ATGAGCGAGCGCCTCGAACACGCACTAACGGACGTATTGGACATCGCCTATGAAATCGCCGGGCCCGACGACGGCCCGCCCGTGATCCTGCTGCACGGCTGGCCGGACGCGGCGCGCGCTTGGAGTCCCGTTGCGGCCCGGCTGAATCGAGCCGGCTTCAAGACCATCACGCCGAGCCTGCGCGGCAGCGGGCGGACGTCGTTCCTGTCGCCCGATACGGTGCGTGACGGCTCGGGCGTCGCGCTCGCTCAGGATGCGCTCGAATTGGCCGATACGCTCGGCCTCGCTCAATTCCAAGTGGTCGGCCACGATTGGGGCGCACGCGCGGCATACACGATAGCCGCTCTTTTCCCCGATCGCGTCCGGCGCATCGCCGCGATCGCGCTGGCGTTTCAGCCGAAGGGCGCTTTCGTTCTGCCCGATTTCTCCCAGGCGCGGCGTTTCTGGTATCAGTGGTTCATGTCGCTCGACGGCGGCCCGGATGCGGTGCGTAGCGACCCCAAAGGCTTCGCGCGGATTCAATGGGACACGTGGTCGCCAGCCGGATGGTTCGACGAGGACGAATTCGCTCGCACCGCCGAGAGCTTCGACAATCCCGACTGGGTGGCGATCACGCTGAACGGCTATCGGCGCAGATGGCGCCAAGACGAGCTGTCCGATCCGCGTTACGACGCGCTGCATGCGAAGCTGCGCAAAATCGACAAGGTCCATGTGCCCACGCTGATGATTCAAGGCGGCTCGGATCTATGCGACGAGCCGGCCACGTCGGAAGGCCAGGACCGTTATTTCGGCGCGGGGTATCGGCGCATCGTCATCGAAGGCGTCGGGCATTTCCCGCTAAGGGAGGCGCCGGACGCGGTGGCCGACGCCGTCATCGAACACCTTTGGAAGCCTTGA
- a CDS encoding fatty acid desaturase family protein, with protein sequence MSTPHSAAAPGGTARTAEPAPSSRIDGGEEVWFRPLIPRQTLKQLMKRSDAESLKNFGLWLALLAASGAVAAYSWGTWWALPAFFVYGTIYCSSDARWHELGHGTPFKTSWLNQAFYQLCSFMTIREATLWKWSHARHHTHTIISGRDPEIQVERPPRLHEIALDFFYLVGGTKEIIKIVRHACGSIAPEIADFVPASERRKMIWISRAYVVVIVALIAWCVSIQSILPLLFVWTPRFYCGWFHQTLGLTQHAGLAMNVTDHRLNTRTVYLNPVFRFLYMNMNYHVEHHMLPMVPYHALPRLHEAIRSQTPTPYPNLWSAYREMVPALIRQTRDRSYFIRREVTEGDPLRHNG encoded by the coding sequence ATGAGCACACCACACAGCGCCGCGGCACCCGGCGGCACGGCCCGTACCGCCGAACCAGCGCCCTCCTCGCGCATCGACGGCGGCGAAGAAGTCTGGTTTCGCCCACTCATTCCCCGTCAAACGCTCAAGCAGCTGATGAAGCGCAGCGACGCCGAAAGCCTCAAGAACTTCGGCCTGTGGCTCGCACTGCTCGCCGCCTCGGGCGCGGTAGCCGCCTATAGCTGGGGCACGTGGTGGGCGCTTCCGGCGTTCTTCGTCTACGGCACGATCTATTGTTCGAGCGACGCGCGCTGGCACGAACTCGGCCACGGCACGCCGTTCAAGACGTCCTGGCTCAATCAGGCCTTCTATCAACTGTGCTCGTTCATGACGATCCGCGAAGCGACGCTGTGGAAATGGAGCCATGCGCGCCATCACACCCATACCATCATCAGTGGCCGCGACCCCGAGATTCAAGTCGAGCGCCCGCCACGCCTTCACGAAATCGCGCTCGACTTCTTCTATCTCGTGGGCGGCACCAAGGAAATCATCAAGATCGTCCGGCACGCATGCGGCTCGATCGCGCCGGAGATCGCAGACTTCGTGCCGGCAAGCGAGCGCCGAAAGATGATTTGGATAAGCCGCGCTTACGTCGTCGTCATCGTCGCGTTGATCGCTTGGTGCGTATCGATCCAAAGCATCCTGCCGCTCCTCTTCGTCTGGACGCCGCGCTTCTATTGCGGCTGGTTCCATCAGACGCTTGGGCTCACGCAACACGCCGGCCTCGCGATGAACGTCACCGACCATCGCCTCAATACGCGCACCGTCTATCTCAATCCGGTGTTCCGTTTTCTCTACATGAACATGAATTACCACGTCGAGCATCACATGCTGCCGATGGTGCCGTACCACGCGCTGCCGCGCTTGCATGAAGCGATCCGCTCGCAGACGCCGACGCCGTATCCGAACCTGTGGTCCGCGTATCGCGAGATGGTGCCCGCATTGATCAGGCAAACGCGCGACCGCTCGTATTTCATTCGCCGCGAAGTGACAGAAGGCGACCCGCTGCGCCACAACGGATAA
- the glnA gene encoding type I glutamate--ammonia ligase, which translates to MSSAQRTSDSAFGASVEAGSFRVSRPQSAGDVIELLGKRGIQIVDLKFTDLPGLWQHFSITLPEVHPGLFDAGIGFDGSSIRGFQEIHESDMLLRPDPATAFVDPICGTPTLSMICDVVDPVLRQPYSRDPRYVAKKAENYLRQTGIATTCYFGPELEFFIFDSIRFGQEQHCGFYYVESAEGDWTTGRDEGAYGGGNLGYKARYKEGYFPVPPQDTLQEIRSEIALTLQHAGVQVEVHHHEVATAGQNEIDMRFATLTRMADNVMIYKYICKNIARRHGKVATFMPKPLFADNASGMHCHQSLWNDEQNLFYDAGGWALTSETCRWYIGGLLQHAPALMAFCAPSTNSYKRLVPGYEAPVNLAMSQRNRSAAARIPMYSDSPSARRVEFRCPDPSANAYLAFAAMLMAGIDGIENKIDPGPPLDRNIYDLPPEEAKNIRQVPGSLEASLAALEADNAFLRKGDVFTEDIVETWIDYKRKREIDPIKLRPHPWEFYLYFDI; encoded by the coding sequence ATGTCCTCCGCGCAACGAACTTCGGATTCCGCTTTTGGCGCGTCGGTCGAAGCGGGCAGTTTTCGCGTGAGCCGGCCGCAAAGCGCGGGCGACGTCATCGAGTTGCTGGGGAAGCGCGGCATCCAGATCGTCGACCTGAAGTTCACGGATCTGCCCGGGCTTTGGCAGCATTTCTCGATCACGCTCCCCGAAGTCCACCCGGGGCTCTTCGATGCCGGCATCGGCTTTGACGGCTCATCGATTCGCGGCTTTCAGGAGATCCACGAATCGGACATGCTGCTGAGGCCCGACCCTGCCACTGCGTTTGTCGATCCGATTTGCGGCACGCCGACGCTCTCGATGATCTGCGACGTCGTCGACCCCGTGCTGCGCCAGCCGTACTCGCGCGATCCGCGCTACGTCGCGAAGAAAGCCGAAAACTATCTGCGCCAAACGGGCATCGCGACCACCTGTTATTTCGGCCCGGAATTGGAGTTCTTCATTTTCGATTCGATCCGCTTCGGACAAGAGCAGCATTGCGGCTTTTACTACGTCGAATCGGCCGAAGGCGACTGGACGACGGGCCGGGACGAAGGGGCATACGGCGGCGGCAATCTCGGCTACAAGGCACGCTACAAAGAGGGCTATTTTCCGGTGCCGCCGCAGGACACCCTGCAGGAAATCCGCTCGGAAATCGCGCTGACGCTTCAACACGCCGGTGTGCAGGTTGAGGTGCACCACCACGAAGTGGCGACCGCGGGACAGAACGAGATCGACATGCGCTTTGCGACGCTCACGCGCATGGCCGACAACGTGATGATCTACAAGTACATCTGCAAGAACATCGCGCGGCGGCACGGCAAAGTCGCGACCTTCATGCCGAAGCCGCTCTTTGCGGACAACGCCAGCGGCATGCACTGCCACCAGAGCCTCTGGAACGACGAGCAGAATCTCTTCTACGACGCGGGCGGCTGGGCGCTGACATCGGAGACTTGCCGCTGGTATATCGGCGGGCTGTTGCAGCATGCGCCCGCGCTCATGGCGTTTTGCGCGCCGTCGACGAATTCGTACAAGCGTTTGGTTCCTGGCTATGAGGCGCCGGTGAACCTCGCGATGTCGCAGCGCAATCGCTCGGCCGCCGCGCGCATTCCGATGTATTCGGATTCGCCGAGCGCGCGGCGCGTCGAGTTCCGTTGTCCGGACCCGTCGGCGAATGCGTACCTGGCGTTTGCCGCAATGCTGATGGCGGGAATCGACGGCATCGAAAACAAGATCGACCCAGGGCCTCCGCTGGACCGGAACATCTACGACTTGCCGCCGGAGGAAGCGAAAAACATTCGTCAGGTTCCAGGCTCGCTTGAGGCATCGCTTGCGGCGCTCGAAGCCGATAACGCGTTCTTGCGAAAGGGCGACGTCTTTACCGAAGACATCGTCGAGACCTGGATCGACTACAAGCGCAAACGCGAAATCGACCCGATCAAATTGCGCCCGCATCCATGGGAGTTTTACTTGTACTTCGATATTTGA
- a CDS encoding GYD domain-containing protein, whose translation MATYVILSKFTDQGIRAVKNTSQRAAQAAEMAKSFGCELTNVYWTLGDYDVVLTVTAPDDQSLCAFGLAIGSLGNVKTQTLRAFTKDEIGAILAKLP comes from the coding sequence ATGGCGACCTATGTGATCCTTTCCAAATTCACGGATCAGGGCATCCGCGCCGTCAAAAACACTTCGCAACGGGCCGCTCAAGCGGCCGAAATGGCCAAGAGCTTCGGTTGTGAATTAACGAACGTCTATTGGACGCTCGGCGACTATGACGTCGTCTTGACCGTCACCGCGCCGGACGATCAGAGCCTGTGCGCATTCGGCCTCGCAATCGGCTCGTTAGGCAACGTCAAAACTCAGACGCTGCGCGCATTCACGAAGGACGAAATTGGCGCGATCCTTGCCAAGCTGCCGTAA
- a CDS encoding Lrp/AsnC family transcriptional regulator, with product MCATKRSHEPKSETNTLQQLDRIDRAILKQLQTDASISNVSLAAKVKLSPPACLRRVERLKEMGLIRSVVALLDPKALGAGMLVVIGVVLDRSTPESFAEFEKAAQKVSGCMECHVVTGEFDYFMLVRTRDSESFNRLHAEQLLYLPGVRQIRTFMVLKEILSTTKFPL from the coding sequence ATGTGCGCAACAAAACGAAGTCATGAACCGAAGAGCGAGACCAACACGCTCCAGCAACTCGACCGTATCGACCGCGCGATCCTCAAGCAGCTCCAAACCGACGCGTCGATCTCCAATGTCAGCCTCGCCGCGAAGGTCAAGCTCAGTCCGCCCGCATGCTTGCGGCGGGTGGAGCGCTTGAAGGAGATGGGGCTGATACGCAGCGTGGTCGCGCTGCTCGATCCGAAGGCGCTCGGCGCGGGCATGCTCGTCGTGATCGGCGTGGTGCTCGACCGCTCGACACCGGAGTCGTTCGCGGAGTTCGAGAAGGCGGCGCAAAAGGTGTCCGGCTGCATGGAGTGCCATGTCGTGACCGGAGAGTTCGATTACTTCATGCTCGTGCGCACGCGCGACAGCGAGAGTTTCAATCGTCTGCACGCGGAGCAACTGCTGTATTTGCCGGGCGTGCGCCAAATTCGCACCTTCATGGTGCTCAAGGAAATTCTCTCGACGACGAAGTTCCCGCTTTAA
- a CDS encoding aromatic ring-hydroxylating oxygenase subunit alpha yields MFLRNTWYVACTPDEIADKPLGRRICNERMVFFRGPDGAVAALEDFCPHRGAPLSLGFVRDGQLVCGYHGLVMGAEGKCASMPGQRVGGFPSIRRFPAVERYGFIWVWPGDPALADPATIHHLEWADSPEWAHGGGLYHIHCDYRLMIDNLMDLTHETYVHASSIGQAEIEEAAPQTKVEGDSVVTSRFMENIMPPPFWAAALRGNGLADNVPCDRWQICRFTPPSHVMIEVGVAHAGRGGYHADAQHKASSIVVDFITPETDTSIWYFWGMARNFKPRDAQLTETIREGQGKIFGEDLEMLEAQQRNVLANPTRNLLKLNIDAGGVQSRRVLDRLIAEERQAAQAVQAVS; encoded by the coding sequence ATGTTCCTGAGAAACACGTGGTACGTCGCCTGTACCCCGGACGAAATCGCGGACAAGCCGCTCGGCCGCCGGATCTGCAACGAGAGGATGGTGTTTTTCCGCGGCCCGGACGGCGCGGTCGCCGCGCTCGAGGATTTTTGCCCGCATCGCGGCGCGCCGCTCTCGCTCGGCTTCGTCCGCGACGGTCAACTGGTGTGCGGCTACCACGGCCTCGTGATGGGTGCCGAAGGCAAATGCGCGTCGATGCCCGGCCAGCGCGTGGGCGGGTTTCCTTCGATCCGGCGCTTTCCCGCGGTCGAGCGCTACGGTTTCATCTGGGTCTGGCCGGGCGATCCGGCGCTCGCCGATCCCGCGACGATCCATCACCTCGAATGGGCCGACAGCCCGGAATGGGCGCACGGCGGCGGCCTTTATCACATCCATTGCGACTACCGCCTGATGATCGACAACCTGATGGACCTCACGCACGAGACCTATGTGCACGCTTCGAGCATCGGTCAAGCCGAAATCGAGGAAGCCGCGCCGCAGACGAAGGTGGAGGGCGACAGCGTCGTCACGAGCCGCTTCATGGAGAACATCATGCCGCCGCCGTTCTGGGCCGCCGCGCTGCGCGGCAACGGCCTCGCGGACAATGTCCCGTGCGACCGCTGGCAGATCTGCCGCTTCACGCCGCCGAGCCACGTGATGATCGAAGTCGGCGTCGCGCATGCGGGGCGCGGTGGTTATCACGCCGATGCGCAGCACAAGGCGTCGAGCATCGTCGTCGATTTCATCACGCCGGAAACGGATACGTCGATCTGGTATTTCTGGGGCATGGCGCGCAACTTCAAGCCGCGGGACGCTCAGCTCACGGAGACGATCCGCGAGGGCCAGGGCAAGATCTTCGGCGAGGATCTCGAGATGCTCGAAGCGCAGCAGCGCAATGTGCTCGCGAACCCTACGCGTAATCTGCTGAAGCTCAATATCGATGCCGGCGGGGTGCAGTCGCGCCGCGTGCTCGACCGGTTGATCGCGGAGGAGCGGCAGGCGGCTCAAGCGGTTCAAGCCGTTTCGTGA
- a CDS encoding 1-aminocyclopropane-1-carboxylate deaminase — MNLQRFPRYPLTFGPTPIQPLKRLSDHLGGKVQLFAKREDCNSGLAFGGNKTRKLEYLIPEALAQGCDTLVSIGGIQSNQTRQVAAVAAHLGMKCVLVQENWVNYYDAVYDRVGNIQMSRMMGADVRLVPDGFDIGFRKSWEDALESVRQAGGKPYAIPAGCSDHPLGGLGFVGFAEEVRQQEAELGFKFDYVVVCSVTGSTQAGMIVGFADDGRANRVIGIDASAKPAATREQIMRIAKRTAEAVDLKRDITERDVVLDTRYGGPEYGLPNEGTLEAIRLCARFEGMLTDPVYEGKSMHGMIDMVRNGEFPAGSKVLYAHLGGVPALSAYSFIFRDG, encoded by the coding sequence ATGAACCTGCAACGATTTCCGCGCTATCCGCTGACTTTCGGCCCGACGCCCATTCAGCCGTTGAAACGCCTTAGCGATCACCTGGGAGGCAAGGTCCAGTTGTTTGCCAAACGCGAAGACTGCAACAGCGGCCTCGCCTTCGGCGGCAACAAGACCCGCAAGCTCGAATACCTGATTCCCGAGGCGCTCGCGCAAGGCTGCGACACGCTCGTCTCGATCGGCGGCATTCAATCGAACCAGACCCGGCAGGTCGCGGCCGTCGCCGCGCATCTCGGCATGAAATGCGTGCTCGTGCAGGAGAACTGGGTCAACTACTACGACGCCGTGTACGACCGCGTCGGCAACATCCAGATGTCGCGCATGATGGGCGCGGACGTGCGCCTCGTGCCCGACGGTTTCGACATCGGCTTTCGCAAGAGTTGGGAAGACGCGTTGGAGAGCGTCCGCCAAGCGGGCGGCAAGCCCTACGCGATTCCGGCCGGCTGCTCCGACCACCCGCTGGGCGGCCTCGGCTTCGTCGGCTTCGCGGAGGAAGTGCGCCAGCAGGAAGCGGAGCTTGGCTTCAAGTTCGACTATGTCGTCGTCTGCTCGGTGACGGGCAGCACACAGGCCGGCATGATCGTCGGCTTCGCGGACGACGGACGCGCCAACCGCGTGATCGGCATCGACGCATCCGCCAAGCCCGCGGCGACGCGCGAGCAGATCATGCGGATTGCCAAGCGCACGGCCGAGGCGGTCGACCTCAAGCGCGATATCACCGAGCGCGATGTCGTACTCGATACGCGTTACGGCGGCCCGGAATATGGCTTGCCGAACGAAGGTACGCTCGAAGCCATCAGGCTATGCGCACGGTTCGAAGGCATGCTGACGGACCCGGTCTATGAAGGCAAGTCGATGCACGGGATGATCGACATGGTGCGCAACGGCGAATTTCCGGCGGGCTCGAAGGTACTGTATGCCCACCTCGGCGGGGTTCCCGCTCTGAGCGCCTACAGCTTCATCTTCCGCGACGGCTAA
- a CDS encoding non-heme iron oxygenase ferredoxin subunit: protein MLEQREWVVACSTDDIEEEDVIRFDHGSATFAVYRIDGNFHATDGWCTHEQAHLADGFVLGNEIECPRHQGRFDIATGKPLCAPVCEPLRTHPVRIEGGSVLIGIPADDA from the coding sequence ATGCTCGAACAACGTGAATGGGTCGTCGCGTGCAGCACGGACGACATCGAGGAAGAAGACGTGATCCGCTTCGACCACGGCAGCGCGACGTTCGCCGTCTATCGCATCGACGGCAACTTCCACGCCACCGACGGCTGGTGCACGCACGAACAAGCGCATCTCGCCGACGGATTCGTGCTCGGCAACGAGATCGAATGTCCGCGCCATCAGGGGCGTTTCGATATCGCGACCGGCAAGCCGCTATGCGCGCCCGTTTGCGAGCCGTTGCGGACGCATCCGGTGCGCATCGAGGGCGGCTCGGTGCTGATCGGCATTCCGGCCGACGACGCGTGA
- a CDS encoding GntR family transcriptional regulator — translation MEQHEGMPGDAGTSAASSQTVKAQLGLRELILAGEVAPGARITELWAVERLGMSRTPVRAALMRLQDEGLLDPVPSGGYAVRSFSSAEIYDAIELRGTMEGMAARLAAERGVEAGLMASLRECVSDIDILLEDPPMTEAKFSQYVELNERFHRLLASACNSSVVERQLAKAMALPFASPSGFVKVQAVAPDAYQVLVVAQAQHRAVLDAIERREGARAEALMREHARIAHRNLENALKNQTALTQLFGASLIRQWSAAV, via the coding sequence ATGGAGCAACACGAAGGGATGCCGGGCGACGCAGGGACATCGGCAGCATCGTCGCAAACGGTCAAGGCGCAGTTGGGCCTGCGCGAGCTGATTCTCGCGGGCGAAGTCGCGCCCGGCGCGCGCATCACGGAACTGTGGGCGGTGGAGCGGCTCGGCATGTCGCGCACGCCGGTGCGCGCCGCGCTGATGCGCTTGCAGGACGAAGGGCTGCTGGATCCGGTGCCGTCGGGCGGGTACGCGGTGCGCTCGTTCAGCAGCGCCGAGATCTACGATGCAATCGAATTGCGCGGCACGATGGAAGGCATGGCCGCGCGGCTCGCGGCGGAGCGGGGCGTCGAAGCGGGGTTGATGGCGTCGTTGCGTGAATGCGTGTCGGACATCGACATCCTGCTCGAAGATCCTCCGATGACCGAAGCCAAGTTTTCGCAATACGTCGAGCTCAACGAGCGGTTTCATCGCTTGCTGGCGTCGGCGTGCAACAGCAGCGTCGTCGAGCGCCAGCTCGCGAAGGCGATGGCGCTGCCGTTCGCGTCGCCGAGCGGGTTCGTCAAAGTGCAGGCCGTCGCACCGGATGCGTACCAGGTGCTCGTCGTCGCGCAAGCGCAGCACCGCGCGGTGCTCGATGCGATCGAGCGTCGCGAAGGGGCGCGCGCCGAAGCCCTGATGCGAGAGCATGCGCGTATCGCACACCGCAATCTGGAGAATGCGTTGAAGAATCAGACGGCGCTGACGCAGCTGTTCGGGGCCAGTCTGATTCGGCAGTGGAGTGCCGCGGTTTGA